A region of Lathamus discolor isolate bLatDis1 chromosome 18, bLatDis1.hap1, whole genome shotgun sequence DNA encodes the following proteins:
- the IL22RA1 gene encoding interleukin-22 receptor subunit alpha-1 isoform X1: MKKFLIVLAALSVVGIVTTERSSCVKRVVFSSTNFENILTWETEADIPPGTTFDVQYKQYGEKSWLNKPECQSITQPFCNLTRETENFTEHYYARVRATAQNHCSSNWVRSERFEPRKETVIGAPAVEYIPYERSIKFLIRPPYTPLRDEDERQLTVEDVCSKFGAVEYHLTIFNQRTHQKWTKNEHNKEFEVSNLDPDTDYNGTVYLSLLQRSSKSQVFWVKTLADHTWLLYCSVALALCTGLVFAAVSLGIYKYVKQQSAQPMSLDFRGISSFQPLTLTVEHIIKPINLSKPSLLISEAQLPQISQHLDTAPEPPWSSHPPETPYRQQPDVPTLRLPARLPGVATAAPMGYAPQGNQQSIPTATSSKVLPLTYGVCVDNTDHADKENVQPDQMLKGVPPDCSAGGKLLTQVLGKSHDHWNYKAQGPKLALWDSSDTGETVLLEGSPEQTQQLLLQIDGMGRKVLVSQLPLPLLEHGGCYRKQTAELPAVTADTDCAPEDKRLSPLSAALLFSVSAGNSFPGESTPERWLLPGSFSHPADKLQLPETQETETLTATKELSCTKLGNVVSQDTAAGWDGGTPLTMLFKDLDLKVLWDQDENTEFY; the protein is encoded by the exons ATGAAGAAGTTCCTGATCGTCTTAGCTGCACTTTCAGTGGTCG GCATTGTGACTACAGAGAGGTCATCATGTGTGAAACGCGTAGTATTTTCTTCTACAAACTTTGAGAACATCCTGACATGGGAAACAGAAGCAGATATTCCCCCTGGCACCACATTTGATGTCCAATATAAGCA GTATGGAGAAAAATCCTGGCTGAACAAGCCCGAGTGCCAGAGCATCACACAGCCCTTCTGCAACCTCACTCgtgaaacagaaaacttcaCGGAGCACTACTACGCCAGGGTGAGGGCCACTGCCCAGAACCACTGCTCCTCCAACTGGGTACGCTCAGAAAGATTTGAACCCAGGAAAGAGA CTGTTATTGGAGCACCAGCAGTGGAGTACATTCCTTATGAACGCTCCATAAAGTTCCTTATCCGCCCCCCCTACACTCCGCTGAGAGACGAGGATGAGCGCCAGCTAACCGTAGAGGATGTCTGTAGCAAATTTGGTGCTGTGGAATATCACTTAACAATATTCAACCAAAGGACACACCAAAAG TGGACAAAGAATGAGCACAACAAAGAATTTGAAGTTTCCAACTTGGACCCAGACACCGACTACAACGGAACAGTATATTTATCTCTCCTCCAGCGAAGCAGCAAATCTCAAGTGTTTTGGGTTAAAACACTAGCAG ACCACACGTGGCTCCTGTACTGCTCCGTGGCACTTGCCCTCTGCACTGGACTAGTGTTTGCTGCCGTTAGCCTGGGGATCTACAAGTACGTCAAGCAGCAGAGCGCACAGCCCATGTCTCTG GACTTCAGAGGGATTTCATCGTTCCAGCCTCTTACACTGACAGTGGAGCATATTATAAAGCCCATTAATTTATCCAAACCTTCACTTCTGATCTCTGAAGCGCAGCTGCCACAGATCAGCCAACATTTGGACACAGCACCAGAGCCACCATGGTCTTCCCATCCACCAGAGACTCCGTATCGGCAGCAGCCGGATGTGCCCACGCTCCGGCTGCCTGCGCGGCTGCCCGGTGTGGCCActgcagctcccatgggttACGCTCCTCAAGGAAACCAGCAGAGCATTCCCACTGCCACATCCAGCAAAGTCCTGCCCCTCACCTATGGGGTGTGTGTCGACAACACAGACCATGCAGACAAGGAGAACGTGCAGCCAGACCAAATGCTGAAGGGAGTCCCTCCAGATTGTTCTGCTGGTGGGAAGCTCCTAACACAGGTGCTGGGCAAGAGCCACGACCATTGGAATTACAAAGCACAGGGACCAAAGCTGGCACTGTGGGACAGCAGTGACACAGGGGAGACAGTTCTCTTAGAGGGGAGCCCTgagcaaacacagcagctgctgctgcagatagatgggatgggaaggaaagtGCTTGTATCCCAGCTGCCACTGCCTTTGCTGGAACACGGAGGATGCTACAGAAAACAGACAGCAGAACTGCCTGCAGTGACAGCTGACACGGACTGTGCTCCAGAGGACAAGCGGCTGTCACCTCTGTCAGCAGCTCTCCTTTTCTCAGTCAGTGCTGGCAACAGCTTCCCTGGAGAGAGCACCCCGGAGCGGTGGCTGTTGCCAGGTTCATTCTCACATCCTGCAGATAAACTGCAGCTCCCAGAGACTCAAGAAACGGAAACATTAACAGCAACAAAGGAGCTCAGCTGCACAAAACTGGGTAACGTTGTGTCCCAAGacactgctgcaggctgggacGGAGGCACTCCTCTCACGATGCTGTTCAAAGACCTGGACTTAAAAGTACTGTGGGATCAAGATGAAAACACGGAGTTTTATTAG
- the IL22RA1 gene encoding interleukin-22 receptor subunit alpha-1 isoform X2 — protein MSNISTVIGAPAVEYIPYERSIKFLIRPPYTPLRDEDERQLTVEDVCSKFGAVEYHLTIFNQRTHQKWTKNEHNKEFEVSNLDPDTDYNGTVYLSLLQRSSKSQVFWVKTLADHTWLLYCSVALALCTGLVFAAVSLGIYKYVKQQSAQPMSLDFRGISSFQPLTLTVEHIIKPINLSKPSLLISEAQLPQISQHLDTAPEPPWSSHPPETPYRQQPDVPTLRLPARLPGVATAAPMGYAPQGNQQSIPTATSSKVLPLTYGVCVDNTDHADKENVQPDQMLKGVPPDCSAGGKLLTQVLGKSHDHWNYKAQGPKLALWDSSDTGETVLLEGSPEQTQQLLLQIDGMGRKVLVSQLPLPLLEHGGCYRKQTAELPAVTADTDCAPEDKRLSPLSAALLFSVSAGNSFPGESTPERWLLPGSFSHPADKLQLPETQETETLTATKELSCTKLGNVVSQDTAAGWDGGTPLTMLFKDLDLKVLWDQDENTEFY, from the exons ATGTCCAATATAAGCA CTGTTATTGGAGCACCAGCAGTGGAGTACATTCCTTATGAACGCTCCATAAAGTTCCTTATCCGCCCCCCCTACACTCCGCTGAGAGACGAGGATGAGCGCCAGCTAACCGTAGAGGATGTCTGTAGCAAATTTGGTGCTGTGGAATATCACTTAACAATATTCAACCAAAGGACACACCAAAAG TGGACAAAGAATGAGCACAACAAAGAATTTGAAGTTTCCAACTTGGACCCAGACACCGACTACAACGGAACAGTATATTTATCTCTCCTCCAGCGAAGCAGCAAATCTCAAGTGTTTTGGGTTAAAACACTAGCAG ACCACACGTGGCTCCTGTACTGCTCCGTGGCACTTGCCCTCTGCACTGGACTAGTGTTTGCTGCCGTTAGCCTGGGGATCTACAAGTACGTCAAGCAGCAGAGCGCACAGCCCATGTCTCTG GACTTCAGAGGGATTTCATCGTTCCAGCCTCTTACACTGACAGTGGAGCATATTATAAAGCCCATTAATTTATCCAAACCTTCACTTCTGATCTCTGAAGCGCAGCTGCCACAGATCAGCCAACATTTGGACACAGCACCAGAGCCACCATGGTCTTCCCATCCACCAGAGACTCCGTATCGGCAGCAGCCGGATGTGCCCACGCTCCGGCTGCCTGCGCGGCTGCCCGGTGTGGCCActgcagctcccatgggttACGCTCCTCAAGGAAACCAGCAGAGCATTCCCACTGCCACATCCAGCAAAGTCCTGCCCCTCACCTATGGGGTGTGTGTCGACAACACAGACCATGCAGACAAGGAGAACGTGCAGCCAGACCAAATGCTGAAGGGAGTCCCTCCAGATTGTTCTGCTGGTGGGAAGCTCCTAACACAGGTGCTGGGCAAGAGCCACGACCATTGGAATTACAAAGCACAGGGACCAAAGCTGGCACTGTGGGACAGCAGTGACACAGGGGAGACAGTTCTCTTAGAGGGGAGCCCTgagcaaacacagcagctgctgctgcagatagatgggatgggaaggaaagtGCTTGTATCCCAGCTGCCACTGCCTTTGCTGGAACACGGAGGATGCTACAGAAAACAGACAGCAGAACTGCCTGCAGTGACAGCTGACACGGACTGTGCTCCAGAGGACAAGCGGCTGTCACCTCTGTCAGCAGCTCTCCTTTTCTCAGTCAGTGCTGGCAACAGCTTCCCTGGAGAGAGCACCCCGGAGCGGTGGCTGTTGCCAGGTTCATTCTCACATCCTGCAGATAAACTGCAGCTCCCAGAGACTCAAGAAACGGAAACATTAACAGCAACAAAGGAGCTCAGCTGCACAAAACTGGGTAACGTTGTGTCCCAAGacactgctgcaggctgggacGGAGGCACTCCTCTCACGATGCTGTTCAAAGACCTGGACTTAAAAGTACTGTGGGATCAAGATGAAAACACGGAGTTTTATTAG